Within Sander vitreus isolate 19-12246 chromosome 23, sanVit1, whole genome shotgun sequence, the genomic segment CACCCTCAACAGCCTGTTCCCACCACTACTGTTCCCGCCACTGCTGTTCCCGCCACTGCTGCTCCCGCCACCGCTGTTCCCACCACTGCTGCTCCCGCCACTGCTGTTCCCGCCACTGCTGTTCCCGCCACTGCTGCTCCCACCACTGCTGTTCCCGCCACTGCTGCTCCCGCCACTGCTGTTCCCGCCACTGCTGTTCCCGCCACTGCTGTTCCCATCATTGCTGTTCCCGCCACTGCTGTTCCCGTCATTGCTGTTTCCGCCACTGCTGTTCCCACCATTGCTGTTCCCGTCATTGCTGTTCCCGCCACTGCTGTTCCCGTCATTGCTGTTTCCGCCACTGCTGTTCCCACCATTGTTCCCACTGCTGCTCTGGCTCTTCCCGCTGGTGGTCAGTTGACTTCCCCCGCCTCCGTCCCAGCCCAGCGGCGTCCAGCCCCTGAGCGGCGTCTCGCAGGTGGTGCCAGCGTATCCGGGCCGGCAGACGCAGTGGAAGCCCCCGGCGCGGTCCAGGCAGCGGGCGGCGTGCAGACACGGCCGGCTGGCGCAGTCGTCCATGTTGATGGTGCAGAAGCGCCCGGTGAAGCCGGCGGGGCACACGCACAGGAAGCGGTTGACGGCATCCAGACAGGTGGCGCCGTTAGCGCACGGTTTCATCAGGCAGTCGTCCACGTCGGTCTCACAGCGTGCGCCCGTGAAGCCCGCCAGGCAGCGGCACGTCAACGCGCCCGCGAAGCCGTCAGCGTCCTCACACAGACCGCCGTTCTTACACGGAGACCTGGAGACAgaatattgtcattgtacaagaATGTAGTTCTTACTGTGCTAAACAGGTACATACacctagatatatatatatatatatatatatatatatatatctatatatatatatatatatagatatatatatatgtaagagGCTGGCTCTCAAAGCTCctactgtcacacacacacacacacacacacacacacacacacacacacacacacacatacacacacacacacacacacatacacagacctTTCCTGGAGACAGGGTCCGGCCTTCAGCTGACAGTTGTTGCCGTGGAAACCGTGGGGACACAAACAGGCGTACTCGCCGCCATCCTCCATCACGCAGGTCGCTCCGTTCTGACACGGGTGCCGCGAGCACGCTGACAGGTCTGCAACATCACACACAGGAAGTCAGAtaatcataaatatatatatatatatatatttaaatatttgtatgtgatgAGGTACCTCTGTCACAGAAGCGTCCGGCCCAGCCCGTCTCACAGCGACACTGCCACGGCTGCAGACACGAGCCGTGAACACAGCCGGGCATCGACACGCAGCGGTCACAGCGCTCACCATCCCAACCAGGGTCACAtctggagacacagagacacagagacacagagacacagagagacacagagagacagagagagagacagagagacagagacacagagacacagagagacacagagagacagagagagacacacagacagagagagagacagagagacagagagacagagagagacacagagagagagacagagagagacacagagagacagagacacagagagacagagagacacagagagacacagagagacagagagagacacagagagacacacagcgacacagagagacacagagagacagagagacagagagacagagagagagacagagagacagagagacagagagacagagagcacagagagacagagagagacagagagagagacacagagagacagagacacagagagcacagagagcacagagagcagagacagagagacacagagacagagacacagagagacacagagagacagagagagacacagagagacagaaagagacacacagcgacacagagagacagagagagattgagtcacacacaaacactattttttattttttattattattattattattattataagtattattattattattgttattattattattattatattattgttattattattattattattacattattattattataatattattattattatattattattattataatattattattatatattattattttattattattattattattattattatattattattattattataagtattattattattattattattattattataagtattattaatattattgttattattattattattatattattattattattattataagtattattattattattattattacattatattattataatattattattattattattattattattattattattattattattattattattattattattataagtagtattattattatcacctGCAGACTCCCGACTCGTCACAGCGGCTGTTGGTGACGTCACAGCTGCACTCACTTCctgcagagaagaagaaaaaggtcaGAGAGGCTATTATGCAAGACCCACcctgtaatatataatataatatatatacatatatatatatatatatatacatatatatatatatacatatatacatatatatatatatatacataaatacatatatatacatatatatatatatatatatatatatatatatgtatatatatatatgggctatTGTATAGAAAACTGAAACGAGagtacacactgtgtgtgtgtgtgtgtgtgtgtgtgtgtgtgtgtgtgtgtgtgtgtgtgtgtctgtgtgtgtgtgtgtgtgtgtgtgtgtgtgtgtgtgtgtctgtgtgtgtgtgtgtgtctgtgtgtctctgtgtgtgtatgtgtctgtgtgtctctgtgtgtgtctgtgtgtgtgtgtgtgtgtgtgtgtgtgtgtgtgtgtgtgtgtgtgtgtgtgtgtgtgtgtgtgtctctctgtgtgtgtgtgtgtgtgtctgtgtgtgtctctgtgtgtgtgtgtgtgtgtgtgtgtgtgtgtgtctcagctgTCTGGTCTCTGGTGAGACATTAGCAGCAGACAGTTTGACCTCTGATCTGTGGCGGTGGGTCGGCCACGTGTTTGTCTGTCAGAGAGACAGCTGGacacactgtctgtctgacaaactgtctgtctgtcagacggACTCTCAGGCTTTATGTTTGTCTAAGATGTGTGGCAGCAGGATGTGAACTCCATGTTGAGTGTGTAGCTGTGAAGTCAGATCTCTATAACAGAAACAAAGACCCAGGTACAGCGTGTTGTCGTCCACCGGCCGGATCATATCCTTCTgaaaactaaccctaaccccgaATCCACCGGGGTTAGGGTTCCAATAAAGCTCCAATATGTCATACAGCTACTGTAAGAAATCCAAAAtcaccccaatgcgtcatcagatattaaggaaacatgctaagttgaaatactatcactgctaatgccagtattttctccttttgaaatgtgtgtgtgtgtgtgtgtgtgtgtgtgtgtgtgtgtgtgtgtgtgtgtgtgtgtgtgtgtgtgtgtgtgtgtgtgtgtgtgtgtgtgtgtgtgtgtgtgtgtgtgtgtgtgtgtgtgtgtgtatgtgtgtgtgtctgtgtgtgtgtgtgtgtgtgtgtgtgtgtgtgtgtgtgtgtgtgtctatgtgtatgtgtttgtgtgtgtgtgtgtatgtgtgtgtgtgtgtctctgtgtgtgactgtgtgtgtgtgtgtgtgtgtgtgtgtgtgtgtgtgtgtgtgtgtgtgtgtgtgtgtgtgtgtgtgtgtgtgtgtgtgtctctgtgtgtgtgtgtgtgtgtgactgtgtgtgtgtgtctctgtgtgtgtgtgtgtgtgtgtgtgtgtgtgtgtgtgtgtgtgtgtgtgtgtgtgtgtgtctgtgtgtgtgtgtgtgtgtgtgtgtctctgtgtgtgtgtctctgtgtctctctgtgtgtgtgtgtgtgtgtgtgtgtgtgtgtgtgtgtctctgtgtgtgactgtgtgtgtgtgtgtgtgtgtgtgtgtgtgtgtgtgtgtgtgtgtatgactgatGATGTAATCATTACTATACTGGAGTaaatactggagatgtatttggggaaatatttaagatgtatttgaaagatggagacagcttagagcccaaaaggacacagagttggctaattccctcctgaacaggtagcttagcattagcttcaggctaagttatcacagctactagggacgggcattttatgtcatttcaacatttgtgttctcacattgaACCATGTATATAATACATAGAGtaccgagttggttactcgcaaccACAGTTGagacagccagtaaagtgatcccgactggtcctggctaacgccgccatgctaaccctgctaactgctaacgttacaggAGGACCAGGCGAGcagaagagaggaccgtgagtttgcagtgtgtttagcaattGTTGACGCAATTCTAAGCTAATGAAgagtgttcagtcgggtggagtgGGACAGCAAGCTAGTGGTATCTTTAGTAGTTCCTATCCTGGCGTGTGGCGAGGACGACGAGGTTGTCGGGTTTTTAATGGTTCCTACTGTAACTCTAAgctgaaaaagtgtgtctgtcagtcgggtacagagctccacgtgagcacgggcttttatgactgtcaatatagcctctaacgttagctactccgctgacTAACACTGTTGGATGctccggtctcagcctggcagcCAGCGTGAACtatgagtctggggaggaggggggggggggagacgacTCGCTCCAGTAGTttagactagcaccactgactgcaccactgactgtagactagcaccactgactttagactagcaccactgactgtagactagcaccactgactgtagactagcaccactgactttagactagcaccactgactgtagactaacaccactgactgtagactagcaccactgactgtagactagcaccactgactgtagactaacaccactgactgtagactagcaccactgactgtagactagcaccactgactgtagactagcaccactgatTTTAGACTAATGCCACTGACtgtagactagcaccactgactgtagactagcaccactgactgcaccactgactgtagactagcaccactgactgtagactagcaccactgactgcaccactgactgtagactagcaccactgactgtagactagcaccactgactgtagactagcaccactgactgtagactagcaccactgactgtagactagcaccactgactttagactagcaccactgactgcaccactgactgtagactagcaccactgactgtagactagcaccactgactgtagactaacaacactgactgtagactagcaccactgactgtagactagcaccactgactgtagactaacaacactgactgtagactaacaacactgactgtagactagcaccactgactttagactagcaccactgactgcaccactgactgtagactagcaccactgactttagactagcaccactgactgtagactagcaccactgactgtatactagcaccactgactgtagactagcaccactgactgtagactagcaccactgactgtatactagcaccactgactgtagactagcaccactgactgtatactagcaccactgactgcaccactgactgtagactagcaccactgactgtatactagcaccactgactttagactagcaccactgactgtagactagcaccactgactgtagactagcaccactgactgta encodes:
- the dlk2 gene encoding uncharacterized protein dlk2, producing the protein MSPSVLVLVVLVVLILPPTRGQGSECSCDVTNSRCDESGVCRCDPGWDGERCDRCVSMPGCVHGSCLQPWQCRCETGWAGRFCDRDLSACSRHPCQNGATCVMEDGGEYACLCPHGFHGNNCQLKAGPCLQERSPCKNGGLCEDADGFAGALTCRCLAGFTGARCETDVDDCLMKPCANGATCLDAVNRFLCVCPAGFTGRFCTINMDDCASRPCLHAARCLDRAGGFHCVCRPGYAGTTCETPLRGWTPLGWDGGGGSQLTTSGKSQSSSGNNGGNSSGGNSNDGNSSGGNSNDGNSNGGNSSGGNSNDGNSSGGNSNDGNSSGGNSSGGNSSGGSSSGGNSSGGSSSGGNSSGGNSSGGSSSGGNSGGGSSSGGNSSGGNSSGGNRLLRVTVSERGAGSGGGLSQLQLTVLLVLAGITLGVVALTAGLVLQRYCRECCGHAPCCCGHAPCCWTLTSSSSRWQRGEPECQISFLNVAEPEKKKLNTEVV